One Xyrauchen texanus isolate HMW12.3.18 unplaced genomic scaffold, RBS_HiC_50CHRs HiC_scaffold_857, whole genome shotgun sequence genomic window carries:
- the LOC127642811 gene encoding uncharacterized protein LOC127642811 — protein MRRAFKLQFADIHGFLLRGLNHYRGEIFAYPMFLQREMSKKANVTFFCMDVTCRYWPYLNKVAEGLPELLPLTEMRPFLSVMHAKAHTAKCEVRWGGRSLDGAGNTVGEEVEQGGKSEHANATGHGLEQKKEGQPSSSITERAKVEAANLSNIKEEHNLDQETIQQWVWDVTQWAVTERVYTPGCIEELRADIENITVTLLRKKQDLYRQHDSNQARQKKRKKMTELKKKLREKVLQYNTIVEGDLIDEELACSLTEGYILPWERHEDGSTFRLKRSIFDQVMLLKCLEEEQSILERRCLSTSSFGDLTEDATHGLNSVLNQRGHSLRSQHKQAVNAYSSIATMECDFLSIQEDIEEWDDNGFTSPESEEEDT, from the exons ATGAGGAGGGCATTCAAGTTGCAGTTTGcagatat ACATGGGTTTCTCTTACGAGGACTGAACCATTACCGTGGAGAAATATTTGCTTACCCAATGTTTCTTCAAAGAGAGATGTCAAAGAAGGCAAATGTTACATTCTTCTGTATGGATGTTACATGCAG GTACTGGCCCTACCTTAACAAAGTAGCAGAGGGTTTACCTGAACTTCTGCCATTGACAGAAATGAGGCCATTCCTGAGCGTCATGCATGCCAAAGCCCATACAGCAAAATGCGAG GTGAGATGGGGTGGCAGAAGCCTGGATGGAGCAGGAAACACAGTGGGAGAAGAAGTGGAGCAGGGAGG gAAGAGTGAACATGCTAACGCGACAGGCCATGGGTTGGAACAGAAGAAAGAGGGACAACCTTCATCAAGT atcaCAGAGAGGGCAAAGGTGGAAGCTGCCAACCTTAGCAACATCAAGGAGGAGCACAACCTTGATCAGGAGACAATACAGCAGTGGGTATGGGATGTCACACAATGGGCTGTCACAG AGAGAGTCTACACTCCAGGTTGTATTGAAGAGCTAAGGGCTGACATTGAGAACATCACTGTAACCCTTTTGCGCAAGAAGCAAGATCTGTATCGTCAGCATG ATAGCAACCAGGCaagacaaaaaaagagaaagaaaatgactGAGTTGAAGAAGAAGCTTCGCGAAAAGGTCTTGCAATACAACACAATAGTGGAAGGAGATCTGATTGACGAGGAGTTGGCTTGCAGTCTGACAGAGGGATACATCCTACCATGGGAGAGACATGAAGATG GCAGCACTTTTAGGTTGAAGAGATCTATCTTCGACCAGGTAATGCTGCTAAAATGCTTGGAGGAGGAGCAGAGCATCCTGGAAAGGAGATGTCTCAGCACATCAA GTTTCGGTGACCTAACAGAAGATGCAACACATGGGCTCAACAGTGTCCTCAATCAGAGAGGTCACTCACTTAGAAGTCAACACAAACAGGCTGTTAATGCATACAGCAGTATAGCCACTATGGAATGTGATTTTCTTTCCATACAGGAGGACATTGAGGAGTGGGATGACAATGGCTTCACCAGCCCCGAGTCTGAGGAAGAAGACACCTAA